One stretch of Flavobacterium sp. 9 DNA includes these proteins:
- a CDS encoding iron ABC transporter permease, producing the protein MVNKKRNIILFSILGLALLFMFFLDISLGSVTIPFKEVYTSLTGGEASKSTWEYIIINYRLPKAITAVLVGVGLSISGLLMQTLFRNPLAGPDVLGLSSGAILAVAIVILGAGLLPAFLNSILLSPYVIVLASTLGSVSVLLLVLLVAQRLRNTMAILIVGLMFGSFTSAIVGVLTYFSSAEQLQKFTFWSLGSLGNLSWTSISILAICVGFGLLLSASSIKPLNALLLGENYAKSMGLNYKKARLTIIFATSILAGSITAFAGPIAFIGLAVPHIAKLTFQTSNHAILYWSTFFYGGIIMLFCDIASQLPGLETTLPINAITSIIGAPVVVYLLMRKRNFQ; encoded by the coding sequence TTGGTCAATAAAAAGCGAAATATAATCCTGTTTTCCATACTTGGTTTAGCACTTCTGTTTATGTTTTTTCTGGACATTAGTCTGGGTTCGGTTACAATTCCGTTCAAGGAAGTTTATACCAGTTTAACAGGCGGCGAAGCAAGTAAATCGACTTGGGAATATATAATTATCAATTATCGTTTACCAAAAGCTATTACGGCTGTTTTGGTTGGCGTTGGATTGTCTATCAGTGGTTTGCTGATGCAGACATTATTTCGAAATCCTCTTGCAGGTCCTGATGTTTTGGGACTTAGTTCAGGAGCAATTTTGGCAGTTGCAATTGTAATTTTGGGTGCCGGTTTATTGCCAGCATTCTTAAATTCAATTTTGTTATCTCCATATGTAATCGTATTGGCTTCAACATTAGGAAGTGTTTCAGTTTTATTGCTGGTTTTATTAGTGGCACAGCGTTTACGAAATACAATGGCAATATTAATTGTTGGACTTATGTTTGGTAGTTTTACAAGTGCCATTGTTGGGGTTTTAACCTATTTTAGTTCCGCTGAACAATTGCAGAAATTCACTTTTTGGTCGTTAGGAAGTTTAGGAAATCTGTCATGGACTTCTATTTCTATTTTGGCAATTTGTGTGGGTTTTGGTTTGCTTTTGAGTGCAAGTAGTATAAAACCATTAAATGCATTGCTTTTAGGCGAAAATTATGCGAAAAGTATGGGTCTGAATTATAAGAAAGCCCGACTTACGATTATTTTTGCAACAAGTATTCTGGCCGGAAGCATTACTGCTTTTGCCGGACCAATAGCTTTTATAGGTTTAGCAGTTCCGCATATTGCAAAGCTGACTTTTCAAACCAGTAATCACGCAATATTATATTGGAGCACTTTTTTTTATGGAGGTATAATTATGTTGTTTTGTGATATAGCATCACAATTACCGGGCTTAGAAACCACATTGCCAATCAATGCAATAACTTCTATAATTGGTGCGCCGGTTGTAGTTTATTTGCTAATGCGAAAAAGAAACTTTCAGTAA